One stretch of Methanofastidiosum sp. DNA includes these proteins:
- a CDS encoding NDP-sugar synthase translates to MIGIILAGGFATRMKLLTYSKPLLPLGDKPCLEHVCDKLSKIKGLDKIYITTSSLFEDDYRSFLASSRLGERFEVFIEPARAESEKLGALRAILYLIDSKGISDDLLVCAGDNYFDFSIKELVDTYKKSNSLTVGLYDLKDMEKVKLYSEITLENNYIKNFEEKPKKPKSSLVSTALYIYPKEAIPLLRKAVDNGYVDSPGKFIEFAVRMGHPVYGKVMGGKWIDIGDRGSYLEANSLLLKGKSFIGENCQIDGQCEIGNNAIIGKNCKITSSHIDNSVILPNSIVNLSTIINSVIGANSRVSSKTIKDKICEVN, encoded by the coding sequence ATGATCGGTATTATCCTGGCAGGCGGCTTTGCCACACGAATGAAACTCCTTACCTATAGTAAGCCTTTGCTACCGCTAGGTGATAAACCATGCTTAGAGCATGTCTGCGATAAATTATCTAAGATAAAAGGTCTTGATAAAATTTACATTACAACTTCAAGTCTTTTTGAAGATGATTACAGGAGCTTTTTAGCTTCTTCTAGATTGGGCGAAAGATTTGAAGTTTTTATTGAGCCAGCTAGGGCTGAATCTGAGAAGCTAGGCGCTTTAAGAGCAATATTGTATCTAATTGATAGTAAGGGGATAAGTGATGACCTATTGGTCTGTGCGGGGGACAACTACTTTGACTTTTCAATCAAAGAGCTAGTTGATACATATAAAAAGTCAAATTCACTAACAGTTGGGCTCTACGATCTAAAAGATATGGAGAAGGTAAAGCTTTATTCAGAGATAACGCTTGAGAATAATTATATCAAGAATTTTGAAGAAAAGCCAAAAAAACCAAAATCTTCACTTGTATCGACAGCACTTTATATTTATCCTAAAGAAGCTATCCCTCTGCTTAGGAAAGCCGTTGATAACGGCTATGTTGATAGCCCCGGAAAATTTATTGAGTTTGCAGTAAGGATGGGGCACCCTGTCTATGGGAAAGTGATGGGTGGCAAGTGGATTGATATAGGGGATCGAGGATCTTATCTAGAAGCAAATTCCTTACTGCTAAAAGGTAAATCATTTATCGGTGAGAACTGCCAAATAGACGGGCAATGTGAAATAGGAAACAATGCTATTATTGGGAAAAATTGTAAGATTACTAGTTCCCATATCGATAATTCTGTTATCCTACCAAACTCTATAGTTAACTTGTCGACTATAATAAACTCAGTTATAGGGGCAAATTCTAGGGTTTCTAGTAAAACTATAAAAGATAAGATCTGTGAGGTAAATTGA